A single region of the Vibrio cyclitrophicus genome encodes:
- a CDS encoding TetR/AcrR family transcriptional regulator, with product MTARKAGRPQKNLDVRQLLIEHARDLFVVQPYDKVSTRLIAERAGVNIAMIRYYFGSKAGLFEAMLRETLRPMQLQMQRLVEESSHENFLDLMRTYYKEMVKVPKFPRLIAQVMNMPPSEVQRELLEKVFLDVAKPAQDVIFEKLVEQGVLRKEMDPKLCRVSYISLMVFPFIAPPPLLAIHGIELNEEFLNRLIEHNIQLMTEGFINAPTPSSVQDQR from the coding sequence ATGACGGCACGAAAAGCTGGGCGACCTCAAAAGAACTTAGATGTTCGACAGTTATTGATTGAGCATGCTCGCGATCTGTTTGTTGTTCAGCCATACGACAAGGTCTCGACACGCCTGATCGCCGAGCGTGCGGGTGTGAACATTGCGATGATCCGTTATTACTTTGGCAGTAAGGCGGGGCTGTTTGAAGCGATGCTGCGTGAAACGCTACGACCGATGCAATTGCAGATGCAAAGGTTGGTTGAAGAAAGCAGTCATGAAAACTTTCTCGATCTAATGAGAACTTATTACAAAGAGATGGTGAAGGTGCCTAAGTTTCCTCGCTTGATAGCCCAAGTAATGAACATGCCGCCTTCAGAAGTACAGAGGGAGTTGCTCGAGAAGGTCTTTCTTGATGTGGCTAAACCTGCCCAAGATGTCATTTTCGAAAAGCTAGTAGAACAAGGTGTTTTAAGAAAAGAGATGGATCCCAAGCTATGTCGCGTTTCGTACATAAGCTTGATGGTGTTCCCGTTCATTGCGCCTCCGCCTTTGCTTGCTATTCATGGTATTGAACTCAATGAAGAATTTCTTAACCGACTTATCGAACACAACATTCAATTGATGACTGAAGGCTTTATTAACGCCCCGACCCCTTCTTCCGTGCAGGACCAAAGATAA